A genomic region of Phragmites australis chromosome 2, lpPhrAust1.1, whole genome shotgun sequence contains the following coding sequences:
- the LOC133908464 gene encoding uncharacterized protein LOC133908464: MLGRSRAGPSSKPHAEGAGLTFAGNTTVVTDAGQEVTVSQFVAQLDEAARRRLDSMHQRLRLLEQQMETLEAEVGKASGSTDTYA; encoded by the exons atgCTTGGGAGGTCGAGAGCAGGGCCGTCGTCCAAGCCCCACGCGGAGGGCGCCGGCCTCACCTTCGCCGGCAACACCACCGTCGTCACAGATGCCGGGCAGGAGGTCACCGTCTCCCAGTTCGTCGCTCAGCTAG ATGAGGCGGCACGGCGGAGGCTGGACAGCATGCACCAGAGGCTGAGGCTGCTGGAGCAGCAGATGGAGACGCTGGAGGCCGAGGTCGGGAAAGCCAGCGGCAGCACGGACACCTACGCCTAg